In Halichondria panicea chromosome 9, odHalPani1.1, whole genome shotgun sequence, a genomic segment contains:
- the LOC135341499 gene encoding uncharacterized protein LOC135341499 gives MCIDSAFHQEPLDIMSTDDSDAVPPSSSSLSSTVDTSPNTSYTLLTTMKSNESKTDVNDEQVPESNVDVDVVRKVTSQSSISSLLDDLKQTRFEVTSVDALSLEGELGEKREHANSEFEIMSVVTDLDSSVNPRNPTSIDGSLRVASKTESGSEEDTTSLSEASRVDAMTTTVKENTIPETQTTDSVGNGESIQPIPSRFKRVNIYVRDRWTVRDMAPPEEKDPQNSQNGSTNSFFSPPVSRKDFSSDTTMYSGSVSELGALSSGSGMLTDVSSEKDGAGSVIDRSSTAAESTLSRKSSLSSIIPDENFDTESVASASGSTAGRDRDTPEIAHGLQQQGHTPQLSVLTHLPPVSMPSTSVSSSGGPVSTTLVREESTAMAHGPTCSCESCSGSREREAVAVKPVQESQLLKGPDSVKHAMSHLQIELEQLLKTNVFVDKQNVGLLEENKQLQDRNQKLKEDNEKLKSDLEMLRKDMGVGGSQKLREENQKLKNELDKHRKALAIFVDDSNSNLSVNTSPPEDTS, from the exons ATGTGTATAGACTCAGCGTTCCATCAGGAGCCACTTGACATCATGTCCACAGATGACTCTGATGCTGTTCCACCTTCCTCTAGTAGCCTCTCTAGCACTGTCGATACATCCCCAAACACCTCCTATACTCTATTAACTACTATGAAATCCAACGAATCAAAAACTGATGTGAATGACGAACAAGTTCCCGAAAGCAATGTTGATGTAGATGTTGTTCGAAAAGTAACTTCTCAAAGTTCTATATCGAGTTTGTTGGATGATTTAAAACAGACACGGTTTGAGGTGACTTCAGTCGATGCCCTCTCCCTGGAAGGGGAGTTGGGAGAAAAAAGAGAACATGCCAACAGTGAATTTGAGATCATGAGTGTTGTAACTGATCTGGACAGTTCTGTAAATCCAAGAAACCCAACCTCAATAGACGGATCACTTCGAGTCGCCTCCAAAACCGAATCTGGATCTGAGGAAGACACTACTAGCCTTTCTGAAGCAAGTCGAGTTGATGCTATGACAACCACTGTCAAGGAAAATACTATTCCGGAAACTCAGACCACAGACAGTGTTGGTAATGGCGAAAGTATTCAACCGATACCAAGCAGATTCAAACGAGTCAATATATATGTGAGAGACAGGTGGACTGTCAGGGATATGGCACCCCCAGAAGAAAAAGACCCCCAAAATTCCCAAAACGGTTCAACAAACAGCTTTTTTTCTCCTCCTGTTTCACGAAAAGACTTTTCTTCTGATACCACCATGTATAGTGGCAGTGTCAGTGAGCTGGGTGCTCTTTCAAGTGGATCGGGGATGCTAACTGATGTGAGCTCAGAGAAGGATGGAGCTGGAAGTGTCATCGACAGGAGCTCTACAGCAGCTGAAAGCACACTCTCTCGGAAGTCAAGTCTCTCCTCCATAATCCCTGATGAGAATTTTGACACAGAGTCTGTGGCTAGTGCAAGTGGAAGCACGGCTGGAAGAGACAGAGACACACCCGAAATAGCCCATGGGTTACAGCAACAGGGCCACACTCCACAGTTATCGGTGCTTACACATCTTCCACCTGTTTCGATGCCCTCAACGTCTGTCTCCAGCTCTGGTGGTCCCGTGTCTACAACGCTGGTGAGGGAAGAGTCTACTGCCATGGCCCACGGCCCCACCTGCTCCTGTGAGAGCTGTTCCGGGTCAAG GGAGAGGGAGGCAGTTGCTGTAAAGCCTGTCCAGGAGTCTCAACTGCTAAAAGGCCCGGACTCTGTCAAGCATGCAATG tcacatcTTCAGATTGAGCTCGAGCAGCTGCTCAAGACAAACGTTTTTGTAGATAAACAAAATGTCGGCTTGCTTGAAGAAAACAAACAGCTCCAGGACCGTAACCAAAAACTCAAAGAAGATAATGAAAAATTGAAGAGTGATCTAGAGATGCTGAGAAAGGATATGGGCGTCGGCGGCAGCCAAAAGCTCAGAGAAGAGAATCAAAAACTGAAAAATGAACTAGACAAGCATAGAAAAGCACTAGCTATATTTGTGGACGATAGCAATAGCAATTTGAGTGTGAACACAAGTCCTCCCGAAGACACTTCATAG
- the LOC135341493 gene encoding uncharacterized protein LOC135341493: MSISGALTTSRMDKRHKLRSEYTSKLEVESQRMEDRLKMLKTMLAAEKAKRNVEGAIHWKSTKPSPPMKPGRAGMGQSPNKPVRVRVLTDKTRKSKVATLSSTQCGQCDKGSASLCCIECVENYCQVCFVKIHQKGALANHHVKPFLSKVSAKLGEEATAKSKETCTSKEIKQTSSSAVGTHQTGNSLLDGAYDEGSSAASFQEALTEWRTGGSKKPTTSRGENTYQTKDSMANTTTSSSTSTNTSSESAISKKKKEVEISFSHDAGVSYLEKLITRRSRYDPTLFKKMVPKQANPVPVAIEDTEDSNEVMDYVPTPYNIFYKPDDVQDTFDEDYEELYRPMSSVQIEEIAEPPVVSTTTVKEVPRASEASKIAKPKKRAISSGKSSTQMPIVKKNTGTKKNTKKTRPSSTTMKHHRSVTPSRASESDVQSSVQRSWADCLKENHHRPQTAELSQFFLQGVEPLATADISDNGPFDSGPHADTDLKFAATIWLPFNSVSTDSEPHNIEQDSDGETDEPSLIGGASRCNSALSSKSQQDVESGELLAERDEWDKQDNDALDSLTWELASTIESEGQLSRCNSEMDSIEDQYENEEEPVGYDDVQVEPVDMSQVVSQFELYQQQLLDEEL; encoded by the exons ATGAGCATATCTGGTGCACTAACAACCTCAAGAATGGATAAAAGACACAA GCTGAGATCTGAGTATACGTCCAAGCTGGAGGTTGAGAGTCAACGCATGGAAGATCGGCTGAAAATGCTCAAGACTATGTTAGCCGCAGAAAAAGCAAAAAGAAA TGTTGAGGGAGCGATCCATTGGAAATCTACTAAACCATCTCCACCAATGAAACCTGGGAGAGCTGGCATGGGTCAATCACCTAACAAACCTGTCCGTGTGAGGGTACTCACTGACAAAACAAGAAAGAGTAAAGTGGCCACATtgagcagtacacaatgtgGACAGTGTGACAAAGGCAGTGCCTCTTTG TGCTGTATTGAGTGTGTGGAGAATTACTGTCAAGTTTGTTTCGTCAAGATTCACCAGAAGGGAGCTCTAGCCAACCATCATGTGAAACCTTTCTTGTCAAAG GTTAGTGCCAAACTAGGAGAGGAGGCTACAGCAAAAAGCAAAGAAACGTGTACATCAAAGGAGATAAAACAGACAAGCAGCTCTGCAGTGGGCACACACCAGACAGGCAACTCTCTCTTGGATGGTGCTTATGATGAGGGGTCTAGTGCTGCCTCATTCCAGGAGGCCCTCACTGAGTGGAGAACTGGGGGGAGCAAGAAACCAACTACTTCTAGAGGAGAAAACACTTATCAGACgaaag ATTCAATGGCAAACACCACAACATCATCGTCGACAAGTACAAATACATCCTCTGAAAGTGCAATCTCCAAGAAAAAAAAAGAGGTCGAAATTTCGTTCTCTCATGATGCTGGTGTGTCATACTTGGAGAAACTCATCACCAGGAGAAGTCGATACGATCCCACCCTCTTCAAGAAGATGGTTCCTAAGCAGGCAAACCCTGTTCCAGTAGCGATAGAAGATACTGAAGACTCTAACGAGGTCATGGATTATGTACCAACTCCATACAACATATTCTACAAACCAGATGATGTTCAGGACACTTTTGATGAAGATTACGAGGAATTGTATAGACCAATGTCCAGTGTTCAAATTGAGGAAATTGCAGAGCCCCCTGTCGTTAGTACAACAACTGTCAAAGAAGTACCTCGAGCTAGTGAAGCTTCTAAAATAGCGAAACCTAAAAAGAGAGCCATATCAAGTGGAAAATCAAGCACACAAATGCCTATCGTCAAGAAAAATACCGGCACGAAGAAAAATACCAAGAAGACCAGACCAAGTAGCACTACTATGAAACATCATCGTTCAGTAACCCCCTCTCGGGCGAGTGAATCGGATGTACAGTCATCTGTGCAAAGATCTTGGGCAGACTGTTTAAAGGAAAACCACCATCGACCCCAAACTGCCGAGCTGTCTCAATTTTTCCTTCAAGGAGTGGAGCCATTAGCTACAGCCGATATCTCTGACAATGGACCGTTCGACTCAGGTCCTCATGCGGACACTGATCTTAAATTTGCGGCTACTATTTGGTTACCATTCAACAGTGTTAGTACTGACTCAGAGCCACACAACATCGAGCAAGATTCTGATGGTGAAACAGATGAGCCATCATTGATTGGTGGAGCCTCTCGTTGCAACAGTGCTCTCAGCAGCAAGTCACAACAAGATGTGGAATCAGGGGAGCTGCTTGCAGAGAGAGATGAATGGGACAAACAAGACAATGATGCTTTGGACAGTCTGACCTGGGAGCTGGCATCCACCATTGAATCAGAGGGGCAACTGTCTCGGTGCAATAGTGAGATGGACAGTATTGAAGATCAATATGAGAACGAGGAGGAACCAGTGGGCTATGATGATGTGCAGGTTGAACCTGTTGATATGAGTCAAGTAGTTAGTCAGTTTGAACTATACCAACAACAACTCTTAGACGAGGAGCTGTAG